TGGATCgggtattttaaaaaatacgAAGATACAAGCTCACCCACTTaaggcgggccttgcgggTTTTTACAGGCCGGGCCTTATGGggttgtattagaaaaataacataatactctaatttaagggtttgaaacaacaaaagaattgttagaaaacattctaaaacaaaactcacaaataaattctagtttcaaaatattgtcgatcaacaccaatagatgtgatcgatatatatatttaggaaccgtgtaaaaatttcatccaatttggacgtcatttaaccgtcgtaattttcggtcaacaaaaaaaagaggcgttttcacataatacaatctcattgaccggggctttgccaaatggtttTCTTGTTGCGAcaacgcacgatcggtgaaaaaaattaggtgatttcaaatatgtaaacaaatttctacattcacatcttggtaattggtccccccttatggcatattagtgttgtttttggtttaccggaaattccgacggttaaacgaggtccgaattggatgaaattttaaaatgatcattaaatatatatattaatcatatcggatggtgtcgatcgattccgagaagtttccttcatataatcgcttcataatgtgatagttttattataaacctaatataaggttataatacattagtggacacttcggcgatcgacaactccaattcaaaatatggtcgatcgacaccaatagatgtgatcagtatatatatttagggaaaccgtaaaaatttcgtccgttttggacatggtttgaccgttcgtatcaacggtcaactaaaaaagaggcgttttgacatatttaaacctcattgaccggggctttgccaaatagatttcttcagttcgaccgcgcacgataggtaacaaaaattaggtgaacgGAAGCAggctttggcgggctttctcgcgggccgggccgggccgggtaaaagcccgtcgggcttgcgggcctccgtGAACTTTTCgggtccgcgggctaaatgatgaggcttaGCATCAACCCACTTTAACAACATTATAGGACGAACGACGAGGGTTGTCAGCTTAGATTATTAGTAGTTTAGTTCTTTGGAGTGGTTCTAATTCTTTAACAAGATAGTCATACAGAAACCAGATCTAATGATCCGAAGATTCGATAAGCATCATGCTCTCTACAAACCCTAGCCGCCTATGCTTAGGGTTCTGTCTCCGGCGGTCGGAGTTGATCCACGATCAGTCGATCACGGAGAGTTCTCCGTCTCTCGCTGCCTCTTAGCACGCTAAACCACAATAGTTGTAAATTGTAATATCTCCTATTTTGTTTGAAGTGTAAGGAGCAATCCTTATTCCTTAGCAGCAATATTTAACCTAATGGACTGATATAGCCAACGAACTTATTGCTCATCAACCAATTTTTGTCTTAAAGAATCATAGATGGGACTTAACCCAACAAATTCTTGAGCAGTGGCCCCCTAATTCCCATAATTCTTACTCATAAACAATGTCTAATCAAATTATgcttttgttattattttcatgaagGCCCCACTATCCACTGTCAGTGCTTCTGTTTAGGTCTCAACTTTCTAAAACAAGGTTTTGTGCCCTTTGTCTTCCAAATAGTAGACAGCACATAAGGAGAAATATAAAGTgtgaaacaacaaaataatatgctttatttttttctctctttctaaaAAGACTCAACCTTTAAACTTTAACCCTAAGCCGCTTTTTATACTTTAAGCAAAGGTTAAGAGACACTTAACCACAATTCAACAGTATAATTGTCAATTAGGTCTACAAGTTCTGTCTAACCTTTTATCTAGTTTTATGCTTTGTAGTTTTTATGACTTTGTAATCTTTATGACTACATATTCAATTCTTTTAGTTATTACATGACACAAAATCGCATTTGATGTCTTTTCACTCCATCTCTACATGTGTAGAGAACAAATATATGACGACCATGAATGTCAAAATTACTATTTGAACGAACATAATTGTCTTAAAATGTGAATGATATTATGGTATTTTGGTTGTATGTGTTGGTTTTTATAGCTAATTCATTTTCAGTTTCTTTTTCAGTTTGCCTCTAGAACTCAAATCTACGTTTACTCAAAAAGCACTGCGATAACTTTCTTCTACGCTTCATTCAAGACCTAAACAAGAAATGCTATAAAGAATTCTCCCGGACCTTCTTAGGTTTGGTTCAATGCTTTGAATATAGAAATGCAATACGACCCAAAAACAAGTAACCTTAGGCATTAGGCtacatgtttatttttttgcttGTCTATGGAACTAGAATGCCCATCTTCCTCACTGTCCAAGTTAAAAGTTCCGACATACCAAAGTTTTAATATTATCACTAACCATCATACCAAGACCAAAAAGCCAAAAATACCATCATACTCTGCTAGGAACTTCAGAACTTGTATCATTTCCAATCTCCAATCTTTCATCATACCATTCTCCCCCcacttatttttaattttacccCATTAATCCTCTCCTAAACCTTATCATAATCCCACAACAAAGTAAAAGATAATCTTTGTAATTAGAGAAAAAAACACAAGAACCCCCAACTCCATTTTTATAATATGATGATTCTCTCAAATCTCTTACcatcattttctttcatattaaaatgaaaaaatttcaAGTCTTTTTCTTTGGTTGTTTTCTTTTACCAGCTCCAACACAGGAACGGATTCTTGAAAGATATGAATCATGTCAAGGAAACAACTCAAGGGTGGGTGGCGAGTTGAGAGTGCTATGCGCACTAGCAGACATAAGGGCCCACATCATCACTCTCTCCACCATCTCCCCCCAACCTACTTCTTTGCTTTGCCTTTGCCTCccttcattttcattcttgtcTATTTCCCTTCCTTCTATACTAGTCCTAGTTCTCAAACTCCCACAAAGAAAATCCCATTTACTCTCTTTCTTAGTTTCTCTATCTCTTTCTTAACTCCCAACTTCTTTCATCCTGTCTTGAATCATCTCTCTTCTGGTTTCAATGGAAGGCACTCTGGGATTACTTGGAGGTGGGTCTTCTGGGTGCTCAACTAATGAGTCAGCAATGTCAAAGGTGGATCATCAGGTGGTGGAGCAAGACTATGTGGGCATGTCATCTGAGGTGTCTTCTTACCCAGCTGAGCTTGAGCTGGGCCTCAGCCTCGGTGGTGGTGCTGCACAGAAGCCTAAAGGGTGTGCATGGGGTGAGCGTGGAAGAATCTTGACTGCTAAAGACTTCCCTTCCATGGTGTCTCATGGTTCTGCAAGATTCTCACAGAGAGCAAGCAATGCTTCCAATGTTTCTGGGAATAAGAGGGCTGCTGAAGAAGGTGGATCTCCCACTGCTGTAAGGTCAGATTATTATAACATCATGCAAAAGGAAGCtccttttttatttctcataaCTATTTCATTTGTTTGGTTGATGAGAAAAACTGAgggaaaattagaaatttagtTCTTTGAGAATATATGGATGTTTTACTGACTGGAAGCTTGGTGGTATTGAAATGATTTTAGTCTTAATCCCCCACAGAATTTTAAAACTTTGTCTGAAAATTAAAGCAAttttttgtttccatataCCAGTTGATTGTTCTGCTGATCTCTGCCATTTTTGTCTGCGTTATTTTATATTcaacattttatttttctagttGTCTTATTCCTGATAATGCAAAGATTAAATCTCTTTTGATTTCGAGTTTAATATTTCTCCATCTGTGGTACACATAGCTTTTAAGTACTCGACAAAATACAAATAGTATACAATCTGATGAACACTATTCTCTTTTTGTAATACACTAGTACTGTAGTATTAATGTGTTATGTTAGTCTATAATGTAAAATACACAAAATCATACATTTTATGTATTTGATAGAAAACATTCTcagaggaaaaagaaaaacagatgTTTAAAAATTCTGAGAATGAAGTGGTGAATACTCTGCCCTGTTTTTGGATTCATCCTAACATGTTTTATTAATTGATTTTTTGAATACAGTCAAGTTGTGGGATGGCCACCGATCAGTGCTGCAAGGATGAACAGCTTGGTTAACCAGGCAAAGGCTGCAAGGTCTGAAGATGACAAGACAAAGGACAAATCTAAGGACACttttaagaagaaaatgaatactGGTAATAATAAGTC
This is a stretch of genomic DNA from Argentina anserina chromosome 4, drPotAnse1.1, whole genome shotgun sequence. It encodes these proteins:
- the LOC126790436 gene encoding auxin-responsive protein IAA13-like isoform X1, giving the protein MEGTLGLLGGGSSGCSTNESAMSKVDHQVVEQDYVGMSSEVSSYPAELELGLSLGGGAAQKPKGCAWGERGRILTAKDFPSMVSHGSARFSQRASNASNVSGNKRAAEEGGSPTAVSQVVGWPPISAARMNSLVNQAKAARSEDDKTKDKSKDTFKKKMNTGNNKSTVKEKGHLGFVKVNMDGIPIGRKVDLNARTCYETLAQTLEEMFFSNTTIMNSIGGDKEQATKLSRLLDGSSEFVLTYEDKEGDWMLVGDVPWRMFITSVKRLRIMRTSEANGLAPRFQEKSERQRNKPI
- the LOC126790436 gene encoding auxin-responsive protein IAA13-like isoform X2, with translation MEGTLGLLGGGSSGCSTNESAMSKVDHQVVEQDYVGMSSEVSSYPAELELGLSLGGGAAQKPKGCAWGERGRILTAKDFPSMVSHGSARFSQRASNASNVSGNKRAAEEGGSPTAVSQVVGWPPISAARMNSLVNQAKAARSEDDKTKDKSKDTFKKKMNTGNNKSTVKEKGHLGFVKVNMDGIPIGRKVDLNARTCYETLAQTLEEMFFSNTTIMNSIGGDKEQATKLSRLLDGSSEFVLTYEDKEGDWMLVGDVPWRMFITSVKRLRIMRTSEANGLGMQL